The Anas platyrhynchos isolate ZD024472 breed Pekin duck chromosome 1, IASCAAS_PekinDuck_T2T, whole genome shotgun sequence genomic sequence ccagaagaaagcaaaacaggcAGCCTGAGGGAGGAGAAAGGtgagggaaaacagaaaacgTCCCCTGGAACAGAGACAGGTGGAGGGCTGGTTGTGGTTTGCGAGCTCTCCCTGCACTTGCACAGCTACTGAGTCAGGGTCAGCATGGGCTTCACCCTGGGACAGGCGATCTGGTGGGAACAGCaggggtttgtttgctttgaggGGCCGATAGCAAAGTGGCACAGCAGGCAAAGTACAACTGCAGGCTCCCAGGCCGGGGCTGCTGCATGCAACTTCTGTGTGCATTTGAGGgcactgattttattttgcgTTGATCTCCAGGtcaataaaataacagttttaaaaaccATTCCCCAACTGAGAAAACAACAGCATTATCTATGGAGAATTTTCTTATTGTACTTGTGTTTTGGGCAGAAGCAAATGAAACCTGGGGATTGTCTTTGAAAAATCTGGAGATGCCCTGGAGGCATAGACAGATAGGACAGCGTCCTGGAAGCCTGTCTTCTACTGAAATAGGATTTTAACTCGCATTTCTACTGAGCAAAGTCTTTGATGGTTAGCCCACAGACCTCTTAGGGCTATAGATCTGGGGAGAGGATCACAGAGCTGACAGCACGCCTCCAGAGATGGATGTAAAAGGCTGCATGAAACCCAGCCTGACCGTGGTGTGCTGTGTCACCAGATGCCCCAAATGGAGGCCGAGGAACAGGAGGAAGATGCCAACTCCCTCTCAAAAGACGGATCAGAGACTAACTCAGCTACCTCACGTGACTGCCGCCGCTACGTGCCTCTTGGAATAGTCTTTGTTTTGCTGGCTGGAACTGCTGCAACAACATGGTATTTCCTAGGTAAAAATTCAACACgttttttcccctgtgtagGAGGTGGATGGGGTAAAGTAAAGGCAATGTCCAGCCCAACGAGTATTTGTGTCTTTGGGCAACATTTACAGATCAAATCCGGGCAAATCTGGGCAAATCCCTCTCTCCTACGTATCAGCAAGGTAATCCATTAGTGTCTTCTGTTGGCAGACTACAGACCATGGCACCTGGAACCATCTGTCCTGCAGTTTTACTCCGGCAGCCTCCAGGTCCTCAATCGCCAATACTTCCCAGACCTTGGGGAAGTGGAGTCCAGAGCCTTCTGGTTGGAGTCAGCTAAACTCCAGAATATGGTGAGGGCAATTCCACGACCAGAGCTGGCCCTGAAGCAGTTCAGTGAGTAGCAGAGCAAGGGGTCAGGATCCCTCATCCAAGTGGTGGGTCTGTACAGCAGGAGGGATGAAGCCCAGGGCTGGCTGTAGGTTCTTTGTCACTGTAACGTTGCACGATAGTTACCAGACGACACTCTCGTTGCAGCTGAAGGATCTCATTCGTGCCACAGAGCTGGGTCGATATTACAACTCGAGCACGGTTTATGCCTTCGGGTGAGTAGCACCCACAGCATTTCTGCTTGTCTGTACGTGAAAGTTTCCAGTCCACGGTACTTTCGTTTCACTGAAATTTGGTCACAACAAACTGCTGCACGCCCAACCATGAGCTCTAGGCTAGGCTGGGCAATACGCATCCAGAACGGCTCCGGTATGACAAAGCTGTGGATATTTTCACATTCAAATTCATCCGAGGTCAACACAAAACCCCcaaactgagattttttttcacagagacAAAAGttcaagcaaggaaaaaaaaatgattgggaagaactgaaaaaaaaaataaaaatctgggcTTGGCATTCTCGGTAGAAACTAAGCAGctggaaattaatttctctAATTCAAGGAAGTCATTTGTATGGCCTGATTCTAGGCACCAGACGGCAGAGGCCAGAATGCACCATGCATAAGGTATTTCAGCCAAGAAGCCTGGTCCACCTGGGAACAGGATGAGAGTGGAGTGGGACAGATATGGGACTACAGCTTTGCAGGTCATCACAGTAGTTTGAGAAATCAGGAATAACTTCCAAACTGATGTATACAttcgtttattttttttctatgaaaaactACACCCCTAAATTTGACCTTTCGCTAAGGAAAATTCCATTTTTGCTGTAACTCCATTTTCTACCTGGGAAAGAAAAGTTTCACTTGCAattcttcctctgcttttttaCCGAGCAAAGTTTTGCTTCAAcacctcttccccctcccccagccatttttctctgccagCCGGTTGAACAGAGCTTTCCCAGCCACATCCCCCCACAACTTGAGCCTGCCCAGCATTAATGGCTTGTGGTAAGGTACTGAGTCATAAATCAACCCCATGTCACCACTGGGAGGTGATACAAAAAAGTCTTGAGAGTTTCATCTCAGCCTCTGGTCAGTAGTAACCAAAAGTCACTTCTACCTGAAATGAGACTACTCATTTGGCCATAATTTGACCACGTATAATCATCACTGGAGAGTCCACACAGATATACCTGACTTGTGGCTAAACAATGGGGGATTAATCTGTGGGGTTTGAAACTCCTTGTAGAGGAAGACAGAGGATATTTAATGTGCTATTTCTCTGCTAGGGAGGGGGCTCTGACCTTCTTCTTCTGGTTTACCCTCCAAATCCCTGAGACTAAGCAGAAGGAGATGACGGCTGAGACGGTGAACACAATGCTCCACCAAGAGCTCTCCGCCAGCTTCAACATCTCGGGCAGCCTGTCCTACCAGGCAGAGTACAGGGTCAACCCAGACTCACTGGTTCTGCTGGGTAAGTACCCTCTGCTCAGCTGTGGCCTGAGCCATCAGACGTGGCCCCAGGTTTACAGGGTGCCAAACAAAGGTTATGAGAAGTGGCTAGAAGTCATTGTTGAAGGGGATAGGAGAAATCTGAAGAGGACAGGGAAGAAATGAGGATCAAGACAGGCAATTACATGTGTTGCTTCCTCACAGAGAACAGAAGTTTCACAAATAGCATCATTCCTTTGAAGGATTAAAGATTCTTGGAGATACAGCTGACTATGACCAACTAGTTAACAACTTcctatttcttctccttctcccctcaGCCTTGGCTTGTGTTAATAACTTACGCAGGTCATGGCTTTGACCAGCTCAGCTCAAAATCAGCAAGCAGTTAGGCTTCTTGCTTTCCTTTGGGAGCTTATTCCAGTCTACTCAATTCAGAGAAGAACAAAATCTTCATACTTAAGTCACTGCTAGTCTTACTCCAAAACAAAGCATTGTTGCCACTTCAGTTCCTAACATATGATTTTAAGCATTATTTATCAGTTCCCAAAGCAAAGATCACAGCCTGTTTAAAAAGAAGCCCCCATAGAACTGCTCTAAAATAGGTGTTAGATAAAGGACGTGGGGATGTGTCTATATTCAGTGCATCAAAATCCAATGGAATTTGCATTTAGTCCTTATAATGAAACAGCTTCTCAGCCTGATCTGATCCCTCCTTCAGAGCCGCAAACCACAGAGGTTTTAAACTGCATTGCCTTTACTCTCTCCTGCTAGGACTCACatttccaagtttttttttcccatgaaatgCCACATCTCCAAGTTTTTTCCCCAGACGTTATCTTGCATTTTTCAAAGATGAATCTTATTTTAACATATCCCACCCATATTTTCTTTAACCTTTCCCTGCACGTCACAACTGTTTTGATTTGGAGGTAATTTTTTGGTGTCTCCAAACAAAATCTGATTTCCTTAAAATGATTTCACAGATCATTTTGTGGATCTGATCCAGATCTTTGTGTTAAGATCCAGTATGAACCTGAATTAGCACCCCATGAAGAGCTCTCCTCCTGCATTTACCATTAGTCACTTACTTCTGCTTATAATTTGTTTCCAGTGTACCAGACCTTATGTTCAGCCAAATTAAATCaactttcttaagaaaaatgtcataaCACAATATGCTAAATGCTTCAAAGTCAGCCCATCttgcattttccatttatttattcacttccTAATGTGatccataaaaaaaattaaaaatgatgttACCATTCTTTTAGCTGTTCCCAGTTCCCTCTAATTCCCTTTGCATCTGTTTCActgttttattcatttcagGTAGATTTGCATGAGCAGAACATGCTTCTTTCTATTTTGGAGTTAACACACCAGTTGTAGTTTCTCTGgctccttctgctttctctcatCCTTCCTGCCTCCTTCTCCAACCAGAAGCACAGTCTCGCAGCTGTGgcataaaaaaattaaaaaaattaaaaaaaagaaactatacTGCTGGGCCAGGATGAGCTCACACTAGTGGCTTAACCTCTGGCTTCATTTGCTCTGTAAAAGTGGAGTGAAAAAAATTGCCAGCTAATAGCAAGTCATTAGCACTTCATTGCCTTCTGACAGACTCACTGGCTGACCCGCTGAGCTCTAAATATGAATTATCTCTCTGCAGTCTTCTGTAATGCATGGAGCTGCAGACCACTGGCTAATTCATGAAGATTTTTCCACCCCCTGgtgctttatttttactaaCAGGTACACTCACCCCAGGGTACTAGCTTCCCATTGTCCCCTGAAGACTTTTAGGATTTCCTTCCTTCTTATCGAAGGAACTCAGTTCTGTTACCTTCACACAAAAGAGAAGCAACCTCAGCTCAGCATACCCCATGTCCTTCCCTACAGCAGAGGAGCTTCTCCAGCTTTGTTCTGGCAGGATCCTCCTTTCCACAACATCTGTTTTTACCATGACaaagctgcagagctctccctgCAGAATTGCACGCTCTGCGTAGGGGCCACAACAGAGCAAAGGCCTGCCCTAGgcaagcccccagcagcagctctcacaCCCAGCTGACCTCACGGCGCCTTTAGTTTTGGCAATTATCCCCAGTAGCACCTCATCTCTGGCTGCTCCCAGTTCAGCTGGGAGGCTGGAGCAAGGCCCAGCTCCTAAAAGCACTGCCCATGAGCTTTAGTGTGTGCAGATTTGTAGCCCTTGCTGGTGGCTCTCTCTGCATCTGCCTTACCCGAAGGTGGACTCTGTAGGCTATTTAGTAGCTATCAACCAATTGTCATCAAAGGAGACCTCCTTTCCCACCTTGATAAGCTCCCATGCTTTTCAGTGAAGGGTTATTTGAACTCAGAGAGCAGGGTGAAGGCTCTGGGTTAGGGCTGTGCCCAGTAGTGTGGCTGCCAGGGAAGGGGAATGGTGTCCTGAGGCAATGTCCAGCCctggtgggaaggggaaggtgccCTTGAGGAGCATTGGGTAATGGGCAAAGGAGAAGATGCAGAGAAGCCTGTGTTGGTCTGGAAAGAATTAATTGAGGCTGTTGGATTTGAAACTGAGGCCAGAGAGGTTTCCCTGTGGGATGGGATGAGAAAAGCATGACTGAAACAAGTCCCTGAGACCAGACAGATAAGTGCCTGGAGAGTGCCCCACACCAAGATTTTAGGGGGTTACCTACGTAGGAAGGGCGTCGTCACCTGCCATGCTAGCAGTCAGTTACCACCACTTTTTGTTTATCTTCCTttatatatttcctttctaacaGAATCCAGTGTGAAAGACATAGTAGTGCTGAAATCCACTCTGGGTAGgccatcttttcttttccttttgagttTATTACTTTGTGGGAGGGATTTTCACCGGGGACAGGTTTTGTTTGGCTTCCTGGAGCTGCAAATCCtgggaaggggagaagaaagcCATAGCAAGGGAGCAACAACACCACTGCTTAGCAAAAATGCCCATGGCCACATCCAAACTGTGTGAAGCTACTACATGGTGGAGTGCTCTGAGCAGCTCTGGTAGCATACAACTATGCAGAAATACCAGCTCCCAAGAGCAATGCAGCCACCTTTGTAAAGTCTTGGTGTAATGGTGCCACAGTGCCAAttctgggccccagaaaacctaTTGAGAGAGGCTGAGGGTTTCCCTCCATCGCTCTGCACTGGATGTGGTATAAGCCATTGTAAGTGTATTGTCCTAGTGATGtttgaaggtgtttttaataattttggGCAGTGCTGCAAGTGCTGTGGCAATAGATATGCTATTAGAAAGTCACCTTTAAGTTGATTTTTACTCAAAAATCTTGGGCTAGACAGCTGCTGAAGGCTGGAAACCATACAAGGGGGATATAAGGCTGGGAAGAAAATGGTGgtgagaggagaaagaaatgaaaaagaaaatgaagccaaTGGAAGATAACTGTGTTGTGCTGATGTTTAACTCCTCAGACAGTATGGGCTTAACCAAGAGAGAGAGACCAGTTATTACAGAGATATGGAGGGGGTTTCTTCCACGTGCACCATGTACTTTCACATGCATCTCTGTGACACCAGTAAGATGTGACTGGTATCACTGAGATGCGTGTGAAAGTAGACTGAGATCACTGGGATGATTCAGCCTAACCCTGAAATAGGGCTTACACTAGTATCCCAACTGGCAATCCCATATCTTAATTTCCCTTACAGCCACCCCTAAGCCCCATTTTCCCTCAGTTTACATCACCCTGAGGTTTAAATCCTCCTATCTTTCCCCGGCGTTCAGGTTGCTACAGATACAGCTACGTCCAGGAGGACGACATCCTAACGCTGGAGGGCCCTGACTACCTGGCCTCCAGTTGTCTTTGGCACCTCCACGGCCTCAAGGGCTACATGATCAAGCTACACCTGGAGTGGACCCTCCCGGACTGCAGGGACCGCCTGGCTATGTATGATGCAGCTGGGCCACTGGAGAAACACCTCATCACCTCGTAGGTAGCTCCTGAGCAGGGCGATCACAGTGGGGAACCCAGGCAGGATGGCACACCACCACAGCAGGGGAAGGTGTTAGACTACATCAGAGGAAATTCTCTTTGATGCAAAACCTGCCTCTCACTGATGAGCTGAAGTCACTGATGTGGGATATCacacagccagccctgcagtcTGATAGATTACAGCAGCACGAGCTGTGTCTCTGGTGGCTCTTTATTTGGTTCGGTTGGTGTCTCACAACAGGAATGTTCTTTGGATAACGCAGTCctccactgcttttttttttctttatttcttttttttttttctcttttttcattcctctctttcatttgtttgtggCTTGCTTCACTCCCACTCctttgttctctctttcccctcAGGATCTACGGCTGCAGCCGGCAGGAGCCTGTGGTGGAAGTCCTTTCATCCGGCCCCGTCATGTCCATCGTGTGGAAGAAAGCCATGTACAGCTACTATGACCCCTTCATCCTCACAGCACAGGTGGTGCCCCTCAAAGGTGAGGAAGGCTGGAGGAGGGCAGCCATAAGTACAGGATGGACACTGGTTATCTCCTACAACATCACTGCTAGAGGTCAATTCGGCATAAGATAAAGCAGCAAAATGCATTACCATCACCCTTCTGTGGACAAGAAGGGGAAGCTAAAAGTCTTGCCAGGTAGAAATGGTCCCTTGAAGGGGGATGGTGGAACATCCCAGTGACCATTAGTGTTAGGTCTTTTATCCCCTGCTACAATGGGATAAGTACACGGTATCCCCAGGCTGAGGTTGAGCTGAAAGGTATCGGGGCTTTTAATGCCTGTATTTACAGCCTGCGAAGTGAACATAACCCTGCGGGAAGGCCTGGAGCTTCAGGGGAAGATCAGCACCCCACACTACCCCAGTTACTACTCGCCCAACACGCAGTGCACCTGGCACATGATGGTAAGAGCCAGCTCCCACCGAAGCATCCACCTCCTCCCTGAAGCCCACGTGGCACTCCCCGCATTAACCTGGGGCACAGCGCTCAGCCAGCATTCTCAATCAGATCATCATGAGAAGCAAAGAGAGGGTAGAAGCCTTGCCTAGCCTCCATTTAATGGGTCTTTCTAAAGCCAAAGCAGTCTAACACTACATGCCAGAGCAGAGATGCCATAACTGAGGCAGAATCTGAAGTCTTGGCTCCAGGGGAGTTCTTCAAGGCAGAACCAGTTTACTTGAAATTACCATGTTTTGAGACCAGTGGCAGAGCCACCCTGGTTTATAGCATGGGCCCAGTTTAGATGGTCCTTCCTTCTGGCCTGAAATATGTGAATTAGTACCTCTCCCCTTCGCATCTACCCTGTTCATTTCTGTTGATGGGGTGGGCTGCAGCACTCACCCACTCTGTGGATGCCATCTCCACTCTGCTCTGGACCCCCTCTCCTGCAGGTCCCCTCCCTTGGCTATGGGGTCACCCTGTGGTTCGACGCCTATGCGCTCAGCAGACAGAAGCAGGACCTGCCCTGTACCCAAGGCCAGTGGATAATTCAGAACAGAAGGTGGGTATTGCTGGGGTCCTGGTTTCTGTCTCTCAATTCCTTTTCCTGAACTGGGATGAAACCTCTGCATGTCCCCAGCTCCGTTTAGCCACCAGGTCCGAAGAGGGAAATCCCACTGCCCTACTTAGTGGTCACTGTCAGGGCTGGCACCTCTTGCTTGTCTACTTCTTTTTTAGCCTCTCTCATTCACAGGCTCCCTAGGGAGCACATTTCTTATAAATTTGCTCCGAGATACCAGCCTGCCTTCTCTGTCTTGCTGTTTGCATCAGGCTTCCTAGTTTTCTCCTGTGTGTGTAACCTTGGTGTCCTCCCACGTCTCTTGTGTTTGCAAATCTGCCTGTCACCACCTCTGCAATAATATCTGCGTGTGCCGTTGCCTCGCATCCACCTCCGTACAGATCCTCCGCCAAGCTCCAGATCCTCCTGCTTTGACTAGAGCCACTTCCCCCTGCGGGACTTCCCAAAATCAGCCTCCATACattgctggggctgctgcccacCACCGTCTAGGTGCAGTGGAGACACAGCTGCCACACTTTTATCTCCTCAAAGCAGGCTCTGAGTTAAGAtggaccctttttttttcctcagagttACTGCAAACTTGCTCCCTGCTCTCCAAAACCTCCCCCAGCACATCTCATTAACTTCCTATCCACTGCTCCTGCAGtggtaatttattttcttctgaaagatcTGAACGAGAAGCTACtgaaaattatcttcccctgGCTTAGGGTTTTCACCTTTTCTCTCCTTACCTTCCTCTCTTGAACTGTCAGAGCCACAGTTTCTACAACATGATTTCTTATGAAAGATAAGAACTGAGTTGTTTTGCATGGCCTGAATTCAGCACTTGCTCTAAAATGGGAAATATCCAAAGGTAGTAGGGTCACTCTGGAGTAATGAGGGCAGAAATGGGTGACAATATGTATGTAGACTGTTTCCATCTCATTTGTAAAGCCTAATTATGCCCTGTTGTCCCCAGTTATTTGGTTTCCCCTCTCTCTTTATCAATTCCCATCACAGCATTCGTGTTGACTGGACGTGGGTTAAAATCACAGCTTCTTCCCATTGCTCCTGTGTAATCTTATGCCACACTGAAGGCATTTTGCTGTACTGGCTACCCCCTCAACACCCCTCCATACCCAGTCTTTGCGGTCTCTTTCCCaccttccccagccccacagaacCCCCCTGCCCCACTTTGCTGTCTTCTTCTCCCTCACTGCCCAGGACATCCCACCTCTGTTTGCTCCTCAGGTTGTGTGGCCTGCGGACCCTGCAAGCCTACGCCGAGAGGATCCCAGTCACGTCCTCTGCCGATATCACCATCACCTTCACCTCGCAGATCTCCTTAACGGGCCCTGGCGTGCAGGCAGCTTACAGCCTGTACAACCTATCTGACCGTACGTCCAggcctcctccctgctccttggtggggtgtgggggggtcccagatGCCTACCTGCAGCCTCCTGTGTGCTAGGATTGTGTTAGGAGAAACACCATGCACATCCCATGAGCCTGAGGTGCCAACTGCCCTTCAGACACATGCTTGGACACAATACCACACACACCACTCATATCCCCAAAAGAAGAGGTATTTACATCCAAAGCTGCTTCTGCACAAGTGTTCCTGCCTCCCAGAGCACCCTTGTGCCAAGGCCCAGCTTCTGAAAACTGCCTACAGGCTCAGCCCTCAGCATGGACTGGCCTTGGGATTTCAATGGGAGACTATTTCTGACTTGAAGTGACTCTTGTTTCAATCACAAAAGCTCACAGAGAGAGCTGTTTCCTGCTCACCTTGGAACCTGTGCAAGTGAGagacaaaaccacacacaaataCGCAGATGCACATATGTAAAGATGGAGAAACCTTCCCAAGGTTtctccagctccctcctgcGTGGGTGCTGTAACCCACACTTGCCCCTGAATACGTGCACCTGGCAACACGTTACAACAGCCCCTCCACGGCCCTGACCACGTTTTAATCCCCAAGAACCTACTTCTGTTTCGCTGCAGTGCTCAGGAGTCACAAAACAGAGCTAGGGCAGAGGCAGAGCGTGCCAGGCAGGTGGGTGATCTGGCAGATTTTGGGGACTTTACGGAGTGCCTCCTGCGAGCTGCTGCGGCTCGTGTGCGGTCAGGAAGGTGTGCAGCTCCATGCTCCACTTTCAAGCTGCGGTGCTGTGCTGCAAGGAGGTTTCCAGTCACCGGGGACTAACTACGATCTGGTGGTTTCACAGCCTGTCCCGGTGAGTTCCTGTGTTCGGTGAACGGCTTGTGCGTCCCGGCCTGTGATGGGATCAAAGATTGCCCCAACGGGCTGGATGAGAGAAATTGCGGTGAGTGATCTGTTCTCCCCGCCGGTCCCTGGTCCCAGCAGGACGCGGCTCCTTGCTCTTCCAAAGGTAGGGAGAGATTGGGGAGGAACGACGTggcccctgcctccccctcaGGGAGATTAAATCTCTGAATCACAAACGCCTCTTCTCGCTGCCAAGTGGCTTCAGCCTGCTCTGGAAGAGGAGCAgcacttcttcctcttgtgcaCAGTGCAGTCTTCCCTCGAGAACCCCCAAATATCCCTGCACCAAGAGCTCCGGACAGCCTGAAAGAGCCCCCTGCCCATGCTATCCAAAACCTTGCCttcccaccaccctgccctgccAACCAACCTCAGCCCTGGCCTACAGCCCCCTCTGCTGTCAGAGCACTGtgtccccccctccctgcctcccaggGCTCCTACAAAACCCCATTCTCGTCGGAAGACCTATCCAGGCTCAGACAAGACATCTGATTCTCCTCTTGTTCAACATCcatcccccagcacctccagccccttTTCTGTCAAGCTGCCTCCCAgctgggcagcccccagcctgttcTTGTGCATGGGGTTGTTCCTTCTCAGGTGCAGGGCTCAGCACTTCCCTTTGCTGAACTTCAGAAttcaaggcaaggcaaggcagtCACAGCATCCTGTGCATCTAATTGCTGGCtgcttcccccccccacaccttGCAGTGTGCCCTGCAAAGTTCCAGTGCCGAGAGGACAGCACCTGCATCGAGTTCAGCCGAGTCTGCAACCAGCAGCGGGACTGTGCCAACGGGACCGATGAGGAGCAGTGCAGTGAAGGtagggagggtttgggggggagggggggctgaCAAATGCCTTGCTCTGCTCTCAAACCACGGCTGCTGGTAGCGTGCCTCCCTCCGGTGAGATAAGGGcaccagctgggagctggccTTCCGGGCCTGCCCACAGCATTTGCTCATTTTGTGCCTTATTCAGGAAATTCTGTCGTATTTTATGTAGTTCCTCCAAGCTCTGCGTTGCCTTCTTCCCTCTCTCAAAAGACTTCAGGCCGTACCTACAACCTGGTGCCTTTCCTCAGCCCCAGCTTCCCTTCATCTTCACAGGGGTCCCCTGTGGTCCCTTCACCCACCGCTGTGACGACGGGACCTGCGTGAAGAAACCCAACCCCCGGTGTGACACCACGGCGGACTGCAGGGACCTGTCCGACGAGGAGCGCTGCGGTGAGGAAATAAATGCTCACTCACCCCTCAGCCAGCCAAGCAGGTTCAGGGTGCCACCTAGCTCCAGGTTGTTCTCACCCCTGCCACCCCAATATAAGCATCCTCCCTCCCTCGGCCCACCTTGTCCTGCTCCCCCCAGTGCCATTGCTCCGTCCTGCTCTCCTGGCTGAGCTGTGAGGAGGAGCTGCCTGCTCCCTGACCAGCTGCTCCCCGTCTCCTTCGGGCAGAGGCATCAGGCCAGGCAGATACATCTCAAAGGCCAGGTCCTACCCACAGGCTGCCCTTTGGACCGCTGTGCTGGCTTACGTGAAGCGATGCCATCCTACAAAGCTCCAGCCAGGGAAACCACCCGTGGTACTAGCGGGGAAACCACCCGTGGTACTGGCAGGGAGATAATTTGTGTTTTGATTGCCCTGCTTGATATTTCTGGAGTTTCCACAGGCAGCAAAAAGCTGGGGAGGTTTCCCCTGACCAGATGGTAGCTAGCACAGACTGGCACTGCCCCGAAAGCATCCCCAGGAGGAAGGGCATGGCTGTGCAGGCATCAGTGGGGGAATATGTGCTTGGAGAGGTGCTCCCTAGACCTGTCCTGGAGAAGACGTACAGCATCTGCTGTCTGGGGAGGGCAAGGGTTTGAGGGAGTAGAGGTCAAACTTTTCAGCCAGTGGGAGCAGGAAAGGAAGGGCAGGCACATCATGTTCCCTTCCCCTACTGAAGCACCTGCTgtgtctcctcctcctcctcctcagactGCGGGCTGCAAGCCCCTCTCAGCAGGATCGTGGGTGGTGCTAACTCAGTGGAAGGGGAATGGCCCTGGCAGGCCAGCCTGCAGGTTCGGGGCCGCCACATCTGCGGGGGAACGCTCATTGCGGACCGCTGGGTGGTCTCAGCCGCGCATTGCTTCCAGGACGAGAGGTAAGTGGAGAGAGGAGGGGGATGGACAGGAGTAAGGAAACTAAACCAGGGAGCTTTTTGCAGCCAGAGAGGCAGTCTCGGGGAAAACAACATGTGTAATGTATGAGGTGGTCAGGACTCGGAGCCTAAAAACATCCTTCTtcttgcttcctcctcctctggtcCAGGAGGAGGCCCTTTGCCCCTTCTATTCTGGAGACAGGGTCTGTGTTGGCTGTTCTTTTCTCCTGTGTCACCTCACTAGGCTTTCTCCAGCTTTAAACCCTGCTTCTGTAAGAGGCTGTCATTTCCTCTTAGAAGTTTTTTGGGTCTTCGTACCCTTTCCCAAGTCTCCTTCTTGCAGCTCTGCTTCTCCAGTTCAGTCCTTGCTCTCTGCTCTGTTTTAGTCATTTGCACATGTCCAGCTCCACTTATATGTCTAAACTACGCATACCTTTTAGCTTttctaaggaaaataaagatagAAGATCAAGTTGCCTATGTGTATGGGTGCCTGCCCAAAGCTGATCCCCCGGTAAAGGCATGTCAAGGCATCAAAGAAATATCCCAACCAACTTCTTGAAATTagtaacc encodes the following:
- the TMPRSS6 gene encoding transmembrane protease serine 6, which encodes MPQMEAEEQEEDANSLSKDGSETNSATSRDCRRYVPLGIVFVLLAGTAATTWYFLDYRPWHLEPSVLQFYSGSLQVLNRQYFPDLGEVESRAFWLESAKLQNMLKDLIRATELGRYYNSSTVYAFGEGALTFFFWFTLQIPETKQKEMTAETVNTMLHQELSASFNISGSLSYQAEYRVNPDSLVLLESSVKDIVVLKSTLGCYRYSYVQEDDILTLEGPDYLASSCLWHLHGLKGYMIKLHLEWTLPDCRDRLAMYDAAGPLEKHLITSIYGCSRQEPVVEVLSSGPVMSIVWKKAMYSYYDPFILTAQVVPLKACEVNITLREGLELQGKISTPHYPSYYSPNTQCTWHMMVPSLGYGVTLWFDAYALSRQKQDLPCTQGQWIIQNRRLCGLRTLQAYAERIPVTSSADITITFTSQISLTGPGVQAAYSLYNLSDPCPGEFLCSVNGLCVPACDGIKDCPNGLDERNCVCPAKFQCREDSTCIEFSRVCNQQRDCANGTDEEQCSEGVPCGPFTHRCDDGTCVKKPNPRCDTTADCRDLSDEERCDCGLQAPLSRIVGGANSVEGEWPWQASLQVRGRHICGGTLIADRWVVSAAHCFQDERLASPSIWTVYLGKYFQNTSSHTEVSFKVIRLFLHPYYEEDSHDYDVALLQLDHPVITSPFIQPICLPAPSHLFEPGLHCWITGWGALKEGGHISNVLQKVDVQIIQQDICSEAYHYMISPRMLCAGYRKGKKDACQGDSGGPLACEEPSGRWFLAGLVSWGMGCARPNSYGVYTRITQVLGWMNQTMS